A portion of the Cryptomeria japonica chromosome 5, Sugi_1.0, whole genome shotgun sequence genome contains these proteins:
- the LOC131069157 gene encoding ubiquinol oxidase 2, mitochondrial-like, with protein MSLCIAKRKIHSQKKVCRAMMLETVAAVPGMVGGMLLHSKSLRRFEHSGGWIKALIEEAENERMHLMTFMEVSNPKWYERALVSTVQGVFFNAYFILYLLSPKLAHRIVGYLEEEAIHSYTEFLKELDNGNIQNVPAPCIAIDYWRLPKYSTLRDVVISVRADEAHHRDVNHFASIFITREKS; from the exons ATGAGTCTGTGTATTGCTAAGAGAAAAATTCATTCTCAGAAAAAAGTTTGCCGTGCCATGATGCTTGAAACTGTGGCTGCCGTACCTGGGATGGTAGGAGGAATGCTCCTACACAGCAAATCACTGAGGAGATTCGAACACAGTGGGGGGTGGATAAAAGCTCTAATAGAAGAAGCAGAGAATGAGAGAATGCATCTGATGACATTTATGGAGGTCTCAAATCCCAAATGGTATGAGAGAGCTTTGGTGTCTACAGTGCAAGGAGTGTTCTTCAATGCCTACTTTATTCTCTACTTGCTTTCCCCCAAGCTTGCTCACAGGATTGTGGGTTACCTTGAAGAAGAAGCCATTCATTCATACACTGAATTCCTCAAGGAACTGGACAATGGCAACATTCAAAATGTGCCAGCACCTTGCATAGCCATAGATTATTGGAGGCTTCCCAAATATTCAACTCTCAGGGATGTGGTCATCTCAGTCAGGGCTGATGAGGCTCACCATCGTGATGTCAATCATTTTGCATCA ATATTTATTACAAGGGAAAAGAGTTGA